One Thunnus albacares chromosome 12, fThuAlb1.1, whole genome shotgun sequence genomic region harbors:
- the sf3a2 gene encoding splicing factor 3A subunit 2 has translation MDFQHRAGGKTGSGGVASASESNRDRRERLRQLALETIDINKDPYFMKNHLGSYECKLCLTLHNNEGSYLAHTQGKKHQTNLARRAAKEAKEAPAQPAPAKVKVEVKKFVKIGRPGYKVTKQRDPETGQQSLLFQIDYPEIAEGIGPRHRFMSAYEQRIEPPDRRWQYLLLAAEPYETIAFKVPSREIDKAENRFWTHWNRETKQFFLQFHFKMEKALPQSSGPAPPAGVKRPPPLMSAPRPPNDNMPPPPPGGMPVPPLPPGAPGTPQMPPQMPMPPMPMRPPPPEGLSMSNN, from the exons ATGGATTTCCAGCATCGAGCTGGAGGGAAGACGGGGAGCGGAGGGGTGGCTTCTGCCTCCGAGAGTAACCGTGACAGACGAGAACGGTTACGTCAGCTGGCGCTGGAGACCATTGACATCAACAAAGATCCCTACTTTATGAAAAATCATTTAGGCTCATATGAATGCAAACTTTGCCTGACACTTCACAACAATGAG GGCAGCTACTTGGCTCACACACAAGGAAAGAAACATCAGACCAACTT agcTCGGAGAGCAGCCAAAGAGGCAAAAGAAGCTCCTGCTCAGCCAGCTCCAGCAAAAGTGAAGGTTGAGGTCAAGAAGTTTGTCAAAATTGGTCGACCGGGATACAAAG TAACCAAACAGAGGGACCCAGAGACCGGACAGCAGTCTTTACTTTTTCAG ATTGACTACCCAGAGATCGCTGAAGGTATTGGACCCAGGCATCGCTTCATGTCTGCGTATGAACAGCGCATCGAACCCCCCGATCGTCGCTGGCAATacctgctgctggctgctgagcCATATGAGACTATCGCCTTCAAG GTCCCCAGCAGAGAAATTGATAAAGCAGAGAACCGCTTCTGGACCCACTggaacagagaaacaaaacag TTCTTCCTGCAGTTCCACTTCAAAATGGAGAAAGCTCTTCCACAGTCCAGTGGGCCAGCGCCTCCCGCAGGTGTGAAGCGCCCTCCTCCTCTCATGAGTGCTCCTCGCCCACCGAATGATAACATGCCCCCTCCCCCGCCAGGAGGGATGCCCGTCCCACCTCTCCCCCCTGGTGCACCAGGTACCCCCCAGATGCCCCCTCAGATGCCCATGCCACCGATGCCAATGAGGCCGCCACCTCCTGAAGGCCTTTCAATGTCTAACAATTGA
- the plekhj1 gene encoding pleckstrin homology domain-containing family J member 1, with protein MRFNEKELVCLSRQPSEMAAELGMRGPKKGDVVKKRLVKLVVNFLFYFRTDEEEPIGALLLEQCRVEREDSQTFSIAFLDEAERKYLFECDSEEQCGEWIDCIIKASYEFMRKNLIFYRTEIHRLTGKDPLEQYGISDETRFQVSNGLQLKQRDTSSL; from the exons ATGCGTTTCAACGAGAAGGAGCTGGTGTGTCTGAGCCGTCAGCCCTCAGAGATGGCTGCTGAACTGGGGATGCGAGGACCCAAGAAAGGAGACG TTGTAAAGAAGAGGCTGGTGAAACTCGTCGTTAACTTCCTCTTCTATTTCCGGactgatgaggaggag CCAATTGGAGCTTTGCTGTTGGAGCAGTGTCGGGTGGAGAGGGAGGACAGCCAGACCTTCTCTATTG cATTTCTGGACGAGGCAGAGAGGAAGTATCTGTTTGAGTGTGACTCTGAAGAGCAGTGTGGGGAGTGGATAGACTGCATTATCAAGGCCAG TTACGAGTTCATGAGGAAGAACCTTATATTCTATAGAACAGAGATCCACAGACTTACTGGCAAG GACCCGCTGGAGCAGTACGGTATATCAGACGAAACTCGCTTCCAAGTCAGCAACGGCCTGCAGCTTAAGCAGAGAGATACCTCCTCTCTGTAG
- the LOC122994348 gene encoding fizzy-related protein homolog, translated as MDQDYECRLLRQINIQNENASPIKSLGVVRALTPTSSPLSSPSKHGDRFIPSRAGANWSVNFHRINEIEKSHNQNRKTKDGTTDSNKADGLAYSALLKNELLGAGIEKVQDPQSEDRRLQPSTPAKRSLFSYSVSTKRALPEEDGNTVSPYSLSPVSSNSQKLLRSPRKPTRKISKIPFKVLDAPELQDDFYLNLVDWSSLNVLSVGLGTCVYLWSACTSQVTRLCDLSVEGDSVTSVGWSERGNLVAVGTHKGYVQIWDAAAGKKLSVLEGHTARVGALAWNADQLSSGSRDRVILQRDIRAPPLQSERRLQGHRQEVCGLKWSTDHQLLASGGNDNKLLVWNHSSVLPVQQYTEHLAAVKAIAWSPHQHGLLASGGGTADRCIRFWNTLTGQPLQCTDTGSQVCNLAWSKHTNELVSTHGYSQNQILVWKYPSLTQVAKLTGHSYRVLYLAMSPDGEAIVTGAGDETLRFWNVFSKMRSTKESVSVLNLFTRIR; from the exons ATGGATCAGGACTATGAGTGCAGGCTGCTCAGGCAGATAAACATCCAAAATGAGAATGCAAGCCCAATA AAATCTTTAGGAGTGGTGCGAGCTCTGACACCCACCAGCTCCCCCTTGTCCTCCCCTAGCAAGCATGGCGATCGTTTCATTCCCTCCCGGGCCGGAGCCAACTGGAGTGTCAACTTCCACCGCATCAAT GAAATTGAAAAGTCGCACAATCAAAACAGGAAAACCAAAGATGGCACAACAGACAGCAACAAAG CGGACGGTCTGGCTTACTCGGCTCTGCTGAAGAACGAGCTGCTGGGGGCAGGCATCGAAAAAGTCCAGGACCCCCAGTCTGAAGACCGCCGCCTGCAGCCATCTACACCAGCCAAGAGGAGCCTTTTTAGT TATTCTGTAAGTACTAAGAGGGCTCTTCCTGAAGAGGATGGAAACACAGTCTCTCCTTATTCTCTATCACCTGTCAGTAGCAACAG CCAGAAACTGCTACGGTCGCCAAGGAAACCAACACGCAAAATTTCCAAAATTCCATTCAAAGTTCTGGACGCTCCAGAGCTTCAGGACGATTTCTACCTCAACCTAGTCGACTGGTCCTCTCTGAATGTGCTCAGTGTTGGACTGGGTACCTGCGTATACCTGTGGAGTGCCTGCACcagccag GTGACCCGTCTATGTGACCTTTCTGTAGAAGGAGATTCTGTAACATCAGTGGGCTGGTCAGAGCGG ggtAACCTGGTGGCGGTGGGGACTCATAAAGGATATGTACAGATTTGGGATGCAGCAGCAGGGAAGAAGCTCTCTGTACTAGAAGGACATACAGCCAGAGTGG GTGCGTTGGCATGGAATGCGGATCAGCTGTCGTCTGGGAGCCGCGATAGGGTGATCCTGCAGAGGGACATCAGAGCCCCGCCTCTCCAGTCAGAGCGCCGTCTGCAaggacacagacaggaagtctgtGGTCTTAAGTGGAGCACAGACCACCAGCTACTAGCGTCAGGTGGAAATGACAACAAA TTGCTTGTGTGGAACCACTCGAGCGTCCTCCCGGTGCAGCAGTACACAGAGCACTTGGCCGCGGTGAAGGCCATCGCCTGGTCTCCCCACCAGCACGGCCTGCTGGCCTCCGGAGGTGGCACCGCCGACCGCTGCATCCGCTTTTGGAACACTCTGACAGGCCAACCGCTGCAGTGCACCGACACTGGCTCTCAGGTGTGCAACCTGGCCTGGTCCAAGCACACCAACGAACTG GTCAGCACACATGGGTATTCCCAGAACCAGATCCTGGTGTGGAAGTATCCCTCCCTCACTCAAGTAGCCAAACTTACGGGACATTCCTACAGAGTACTTTACTTG GCCATGTCCCCTGACGGAGAGGCCATTGTGACGGGGGCAGGAGATGAAACACTTCGCTTCTGGAACGTCTTTAGCAAGATGAGATCCACTAAG GAGTCGGTGTCAGTGTTGAACCTCTTCACCAGGATCCGGTAG